One genomic region from Nocardia vinacea encodes:
- the leuC gene encoding 3-isopropylmalate dehydratase large subunit, translating into MAERRTLAEKVWEQHVVAHGAGEGASREPDLIYIDLHLVHEVTSPQAFDGLRAAGRPVRRPDLTIATEDHNVPTIDIDKPIADPISRTQVETLRHNCAEFGVRLHPMGDLDQGIVHVVGPQLGLTQPGTTVVCGDSHTSTHGAFGALAMGIGTSEVEHVLATQTLSLRPFKTMAITVDGQLPPGVTSKDLILAVIAQIGTGGGQGYVLEYRGEAIRAMSMEARMTICNMSIEAGARAGMIAPDETTYEFLKGRPHAPQGADWDAAVAAWEALKTDEGAVFDAEVHIDAAALTPFVTWGTNPGQGAPLSEQVPDPAQITDETARESAEKALRYMDLEPGTPLRDVSVDAVFVGSCTNGRIEDLRAVAGILKGRRVADGVRMLVVPGSMRVRAQAEKEGLGEIFTAAGAEWRQAGCSMCLGMNPDQLAPGQRCASTSNRNFEGRQGKGGRTHLVSPLVAAATAVRGTLSSPADLD; encoded by the coding sequence ATGGCCGAGCGCCGCACACTGGCCGAGAAGGTGTGGGAGCAGCACGTCGTCGCCCACGGAGCGGGCGAGGGCGCCTCGCGGGAACCCGATCTGATCTACATCGATCTGCACCTCGTGCACGAGGTGACCAGCCCGCAGGCGTTCGACGGACTCCGCGCCGCGGGCCGTCCGGTGCGCCGTCCCGATCTCACCATCGCGACCGAGGACCACAACGTCCCGACGATCGATATCGATAAGCCGATCGCCGACCCCATTTCGCGTACCCAGGTCGAGACGCTGCGCCACAATTGCGCGGAATTCGGTGTGCGCCTGCATCCGATGGGGGACCTGGATCAGGGCATCGTGCACGTCGTCGGGCCGCAATTGGGTTTGACCCAGCCGGGGACGACGGTGGTGTGCGGCGATAGCCACACCTCCACGCACGGCGCGTTCGGCGCGCTGGCCATGGGCATCGGCACCAGTGAGGTCGAGCACGTCCTTGCCACGCAGACGCTCTCGCTGCGCCCGTTCAAGACCATGGCGATCACCGTTGACGGCCAATTGCCGCCCGGTGTCACGAGTAAGGACCTGATTCTGGCCGTCATCGCCCAGATCGGTACCGGCGGCGGTCAGGGCTACGTGCTCGAGTATCGCGGCGAGGCCATTCGCGCCATGTCGATGGAGGCGCGAATGACGATCTGCAACATGTCGATCGAGGCGGGCGCGCGGGCCGGCATGATCGCTCCTGACGAAACCACCTATGAATTCCTCAAAGGCCGCCCGCACGCGCCGCAGGGAGCCGACTGGGATGCCGCAGTGGCCGCCTGGGAGGCGCTGAAGACCGATGAGGGCGCCGTTTTCGACGCCGAGGTGCACATCGACGCCGCCGCGCTGACTCCGTTCGTCACCTGGGGCACCAACCCGGGCCAGGGTGCGCCACTGAGCGAGCAGGTGCCCGATCCCGCGCAGATTACCGACGAGACGGCACGTGAGTCCGCGGAGAAAGCGTTGCGATACATGGATTTGGAGCCGGGTACTCCACTTCGTGATGTTTCGGTCGACGCCGTATTCGTCGGTTCGTGCACCAACGGACGCATCGAGGATTTGCGTGCCGTGGCCGGGATTTTGAAGGGACGCCGCGTCGCCGACGGCGTGCGAATGTTGGTTGTACCGGGATCTATGCGGGTGCGCGCCCAGGCGGAAAAAGAAGGACTGGGCGAGATTTTCACCGCGGCGGGCGCCGAATGGCGTCAGGCGGGCTGCTCGATGTGCTTGGGAATGAATCCCGATCAGCTCGCGCCGGGCCAGCGTTGTGCTTCGACTTCGAACCGTAACTTCGAGGGTCGGCAGGGCAAAGGTGGCCGTACACACCTGGTTTCCCCGCTCGTAGCGGCCGCAACGGCGGTCCGCGGCACCCTGTCCTCGCCCGCGGATCTGGACTGA
- a CDS encoding HU family DNA-binding protein yields the protein MNKAELIDVLTEKLGTDRRTATAAVEHVVDTIVRAVHKGQSVTITGFGVFEQRKRAARVARNPRTGETVKVKPTSVPAFRPGAQFKAVIAGKQKLTASGPAVKRGANAPVAAKKAAAKKTAAKKTAAKKATATKAPAKKTAAKKAPAKTTARKATATKTAAKKAPAKKTVAKKAATAAKKATTAAKKTTTAAKKTVAKKAPAKKTAAKKAPARRAR from the coding sequence ATGAACAAGGCGGAACTGATCGACGTTCTGACCGAAAAGTTGGGTACGGACAGGCGCACGGCCACCGCGGCAGTCGAGCATGTGGTCGACACCATCGTGCGCGCGGTGCACAAGGGTCAGAGCGTCACAATCACCGGATTCGGTGTGTTCGAACAGCGTAAGCGTGCGGCTCGCGTCGCACGGAACCCGCGTACCGGCGAAACCGTGAAGGTTAAGCCCACTTCGGTGCCGGCGTTCCGTCCGGGCGCGCAGTTCAAAGCCGTCATCGCGGGTAAGCAGAAGCTGACCGCGAGCGGCCCTGCGGTAAAGCGCGGAGCGAATGCACCGGTGGCAGCCAAGAAGGCGGCCGCAAAGAAGACGGCGGCCAAGAAGACCGCCGCCAAGAAGGCAACCGCCACCAAGGCGCCCGCGAAGAAGACGGCGGCCAAGAAGGCCCCGGCAAAGACGACGGCGCGCAAGGCAACTGCCACCAAGACGGCCGCGAAGAAGGCACCTGCCAAGAAGACCGTCGCCAAGAAGGCGGCGACAGCGGCCAAGAAGGCGACGACAGCGGCCAAGAAGACCACCACCGCCGCCAAGAAGACGGTCGCGAAGAAGGCGCCCGCGAAGAAGACCGCGGCCAAGAAGGCTCCGGCCCGTCGCGCGCGCTGA
- a CDS encoding fumarylacetoacetate hydrolase family protein, producing MRLGRIASPDGVAFVSIEGEGSESVAKEIAEHPFGTPTFTGRSWPLADVRLLAPILASKVVCIGKNYAAHAAEMGGVAPADPVIFMKPSTSIIGPNASIVLPPSSSQVDYEGELAIVIGRPCKDVPAARALDVVLGYTVANDVTARDQQKHDGQWTRGKGYDTFCPLGPWIETSLDPSDLEIVTEVDGEVRQRSRTSLLLHDIPKVIEWVTTVMTLLPGDVLLTGTPEGVGPLQAGQNVSVTVEGIGTLTNPVAAKR from the coding sequence ATGCGTCTAGGTCGAATCGCCAGTCCCGATGGAGTCGCTTTCGTCAGCATCGAAGGGGAGGGGAGCGAGAGCGTCGCCAAGGAGATCGCGGAACATCCGTTCGGTACTCCGACATTCACCGGGCGGAGTTGGCCGCTGGCCGATGTGCGCCTGCTCGCGCCGATTCTGGCCAGCAAAGTGGTCTGCATCGGTAAGAACTACGCCGCGCACGCGGCCGAAATGGGCGGGGTCGCACCGGCGGATCCGGTGATCTTCATGAAGCCGAGCACCTCGATCATCGGCCCGAACGCGTCGATCGTATTGCCGCCCAGCTCATCCCAGGTCGACTACGAGGGCGAACTCGCGATCGTCATCGGCCGTCCGTGCAAGGATGTGCCCGCCGCCCGCGCACTCGACGTGGTGCTCGGCTACACCGTCGCCAACGATGTGACCGCGCGCGATCAGCAGAAGCACGACGGCCAGTGGACTCGGGGCAAGGGCTACGACACCTTCTGCCCGCTCGGCCCGTGGATCGAAACCTCGCTCGACCCTTCGGATCTGGAGATCGTCACCGAAGTCGACGGCGAGGTCCGCCAGCGCAGCCGCACTTCGCTTCTGCTGCACGATATTCCGAAGGTCATCGAGTGGGTGACCACGGTGATGACGCTGCTGCCCGGCGATGTGCTCCTCACCGGCACCCCGGAGGGCGTCGGCCCGCTACAGGCCGGGCAGAACGTCTCCGTGACCGTCGAGGGCATCGGAACCCTCACCAATCCTGTTGCCGCCAAGCGCTAG
- a CDS encoding DUF5302 domain-containing protein has protein sequence MAEADSSNGKAAPSTEDVKRKFKEALERKNQHHAKSNDHLDGRSKATSPHGNASHKREFRRKSG, from the coding sequence ATGGCGGAAGCGGATAGTTCCAACGGCAAGGCGGCACCAAGCACCGAAGACGTCAAACGCAAGTTCAAGGAAGCCCTGGAGCGCAAAAACCAGCACCACGCCAAGTCGAACGACCACCTCGACGGGCGCTCCAAGGCAACCTCCCCCCACGGGAACGCCAGCCATAAGCGGGAGTTCCGCCGCAAGAGCGGATAA
- a CDS encoding IclR family transcriptional regulator — MRQHSGIGVLDKAVSVLYAVAEHPCGLNELCTRTGLPRATAHRLAVGLEVHRLLARDNNGLWRPGPALAELAAGATDPLHEAAAAILPRLREITGESVQIYCRDGNARVCIAALEPPVGLRDTVPIGARLPLTAGSAAKVLVAWADPELQRIILADAVFGERALAEVRKRGWAQSAAERASGVASVSAPVRDAAGHVIAAVSVSGPIDRMGRRPGARWAADLVAAADALHKRL; from the coding sequence ATGAGACAGCATAGCGGTATCGGCGTCCTCGACAAAGCGGTGTCTGTGTTATATGCCGTCGCGGAGCATCCATGTGGTCTCAACGAACTGTGCACCCGCACCGGACTACCCCGGGCCACCGCCCATCGCCTGGCTGTCGGGCTCGAGGTACACCGGCTGCTCGCCCGCGACAACAACGGTCTGTGGCGGCCCGGGCCGGCCCTCGCCGAACTCGCCGCCGGGGCCACCGATCCACTGCACGAGGCCGCTGCGGCCATTCTCCCGCGTTTGCGCGAGATCACCGGCGAGAGCGTCCAGATCTACTGCCGAGACGGCAATGCGCGGGTCTGCATCGCCGCCCTGGAACCGCCCGTCGGCCTGCGCGACACCGTGCCGATCGGGGCGCGCCTACCGCTCACCGCCGGTTCGGCGGCCAAGGTGCTGGTCGCCTGGGCGGATCCGGAACTGCAGCGCATCATCCTGGCCGATGCGGTATTCGGTGAGCGGGCGCTGGCAGAGGTCCGCAAGCGCGGCTGGGCCCAGAGCGCCGCCGAGCGGGCCAGCGGTGTGGCCAGCGTCTCCGCGCCCGTGCGTGACGCCGCGGGCCATGTCATCGCGGCGGTCTCGGTGTCGGGCCCGATCGATCGCATGGGCCGCCGACCGGGCGCCCGCTGGGCGGCCGACTTGGTCGCCGCCGCGGACGCCCTCCACAAGAGACTGTAA
- a CDS encoding pyridoxamine 5'-phosphate oxidase family protein gives MGVNQRAQIVMSDAEISEFLQRSRIATLATIGPNGAPHLTAMWYALIDGEIWFETKAKSQKAVNLGRDPRVTCMVEAGQTYDQLRGVSIEGHAEIIDDPDKLFAVGVSVWERYTGPYSEEVRPLVEQMLNKRIAVRVVPDRLRSWDHRKLGLPQLPLGGTTAQPLD, from the coding sequence ATGGGAGTAAACCAACGGGCGCAGATCGTCATGTCCGACGCCGAGATTTCCGAATTCCTGCAGCGCAGCCGCATCGCGACGCTGGCCACCATCGGCCCGAACGGTGCGCCGCACCTGACCGCGATGTGGTACGCGCTCATCGACGGCGAGATCTGGTTCGAGACCAAGGCCAAGTCACAAAAGGCAGTGAACCTGGGCCGCGACCCCCGCGTGACCTGCATGGTCGAGGCAGGCCAGACCTACGACCAGTTGCGCGGCGTCTCGATCGAAGGCCACGCCGAGATAATCGATGATCCGGACAAGCTGTTCGCCGTCGGCGTGAGCGTCTGGGAGCGCTACACCGGCCCCTACAGCGAAGAAGTCCGCCCGCTCGTCGAACAGATGCTCAACAAGCGCATAGCGGTCCGCGTAGTCCCGGATCGCCTCCGCAGCTGGGACCACCGCAAACTCGGCCTCCCCCAACTCCCCCTCGGCGGCACCACCGCCCAACCCCTCGACTGA
- a CDS encoding RNA degradosome polyphosphate kinase, with translation MSEIETVKQQVLPTALPAATTPAEDADEQRLPRDRYLNRELSWLDFNTRVLALAEDASLPLLERAKFLAIFASNLDEFYMVRVAGLKRRAETGLSVRSADGRSPTEQLELIAARAQEIADRHARVFLDSVLPSLTAEGIAVIDWSDLDDDERQRLSAYFQDQVFPVLTPLAVDPAHPFPYISGLSLNLAVTVKDSSTGGEHFARVKVPDNVDRFVRVRRTDSGSPVAAFLPMEALIAAHLDLLFPGMKVVEHHSFRITRNADFEVDEDRDEDLLQALERELARRRFGSPVRLEVSDDMTEHMLDLLLRELEVDPGDVIQVPGLLDLSCLWQVYGVDRPNLKDAPYVPATPPAFGERETPRNVFQALREGDVLVHHPYDSFSTSVQRFIEQAAADPQVLAIKQTLYRTSGDSPIVNALIDAAEAGKQVVALVEIKARFDEQANIKWARALEQAGVHVVYGLIGLKTHCKTCLVVRREGSTIRRYCHIGTGNYNPKTARLYEDVGLLTAAPEIGADLTDLFNSLTGYSRKANYRNLLVAPQGVRAGIIERIQREIELASQGVPARIRMKANAIVDEQVIDALYRASQAGIPVQIVVRGICGLRPGVEGMSENIEVRSILGRFLEHSRIMHFQAQDQYWIGSADMMHRNLDRRVEVMAQVKDPKLCEQLGSVFDSALYPTTRCWVLQADGSWHAAPDGADRNGVEVRDHQQFMMRVRRPEQP, from the coding sequence ATGAGCGAAATCGAAACCGTCAAACAACAAGTGCTGCCGACCGCACTGCCCGCCGCGACAACACCGGCCGAGGATGCCGACGAACAGCGGTTGCCACGTGATCGCTACCTGAACCGCGAACTCAGTTGGCTCGACTTCAACACCCGAGTTCTCGCACTTGCCGAGGACGCATCGCTGCCATTGTTGGAGCGCGCGAAATTCCTGGCGATCTTCGCCTCCAATCTGGACGAGTTCTATATGGTCCGCGTCGCCGGCCTCAAACGCCGTGCGGAGACCGGACTTTCGGTGCGTTCGGCCGATGGCCGTTCGCCCACCGAACAATTGGAGCTGATCGCGGCGCGCGCCCAGGAGATCGCCGACCGGCACGCGCGCGTCTTCCTCGACTCGGTACTGCCTTCACTGACCGCCGAGGGTATCGCCGTCATCGACTGGTCCGATCTGGATGACGATGAGCGCCAGCGCCTCTCGGCCTACTTCCAGGATCAGGTTTTTCCGGTCCTCACCCCGCTCGCGGTGGATCCGGCACACCCGTTCCCCTACATCAGCGGCCTGAGTCTCAACCTCGCGGTGACGGTGAAGGATTCCTCCACCGGCGGCGAGCATTTCGCCCGCGTCAAGGTGCCCGACAACGTCGATCGCTTCGTTCGAGTGCGGCGCACCGATTCCGGGTCCCCGGTCGCGGCCTTCCTGCCGATGGAAGCACTGATCGCCGCGCACCTCGATCTGCTGTTCCCGGGTATGAAGGTGGTCGAACACCACTCTTTCCGGATCACCCGCAATGCCGACTTCGAGGTCGACGAGGATCGCGACGAGGATCTGCTGCAGGCGCTGGAGCGCGAACTCGCTCGCCGCCGCTTCGGTTCGCCGGTCCGACTAGAGGTCTCCGACGATATGACCGAGCACATGCTCGATCTGCTGCTGCGCGAACTCGAGGTCGATCCCGGCGATGTGATCCAGGTGCCCGGCCTGCTGGACCTGTCCTGCCTCTGGCAGGTGTACGGCGTGGACCGGCCCAATCTCAAGGACGCACCGTATGTGCCCGCGACGCCGCCCGCGTTCGGCGAGCGCGAAACCCCGCGCAATGTCTTCCAGGCGCTGCGCGAGGGCGATGTGCTGGTGCACCACCCCTACGACTCGTTCTCCACCAGCGTGCAGCGCTTCATCGAACAAGCCGCCGCCGACCCGCAGGTGCTCGCGATCAAACAGACCCTGTACCGGACCTCAGGTGACTCCCCGATCGTGAACGCGCTCATCGACGCGGCCGAGGCGGGTAAACAGGTCGTCGCGCTGGTCGAGATCAAGGCCCGCTTCGACGAACAGGCCAATATCAAATGGGCCCGCGCGCTGGAACAGGCGGGCGTGCACGTGGTCTACGGTCTCATCGGCCTCAAGACGCACTGCAAGACCTGCCTGGTGGTGCGTCGCGAGGGTTCGACCATCCGCCGCTACTGCCATATCGGCACCGGAAACTACAACCCGAAGACCGCGCGTCTGTACGAGGACGTCGGGTTGCTCACCGCCGCACCGGAAATCGGCGCCGATCTGACCGATCTGTTCAATTCGCTGACCGGTTACTCACGAAAGGCCAACTACCGCAACCTGCTTGTCGCGCCGCAGGGTGTGCGCGCCGGAATCATCGAGCGGATCCAGCGCGAGATCGAGCTGGCGAGTCAGGGCGTCCCGGCGCGAATCCGGATGAAGGCCAATGCAATTGTCGACGAGCAAGTCATCGACGCCCTCTACCGAGCTTCTCAGGCCGGTATACCGGTGCAGATCGTGGTGCGCGGCATCTGCGGTCTGCGACCCGGCGTCGAGGGGATGAGCGAGAACATCGAGGTTCGCTCGATTCTCGGTCGCTTCCTGGAACATTCGCGGATCATGCACTTCCAGGCCCAGGACCAATACTGGATCGGCAGCGCCGACATGATGCACCGGAATCTGGACCGGCGCGTGGAAGTCATGGCACAGGTGAAGGATCCGAAGCTGTGCGAGCAGCTGGGCTCGGTCTTCGATTCGGCGCTGTATCCGACGACGCGCTGCTGGGTACTCCAAGCCGATGGCAGCTGGCACGCCGCACCCGACGGCGCCGATCGCAACGGCGTCGAGGTACGTGACCACCAGCAATTCATGATGCGAGTGCGGAGACCGGAGCAGCCGTGA
- the leuD gene encoding 3-isopropylmalate dehydratase small subunit, whose translation MDAFTVHKGIGVPLRRSNVDTDQIIPAVYLKRVTRTGFEDGLFAAWRSDPDFILNTEPYNRGSVLVAGPDFGTGSSREHAVWALSDYGFRVVISSRFADIFRGNAGKGGLLAAQMSQNDVEMLWKLLEEQPGLELVVDLEARTVTAGTVVLPFDIDDYTRWRLLEGLDDIGLTLRRSDVIGEFEKARPSWKPTTLPAHISQA comes from the coding sequence ATGGATGCCTTCACCGTGCACAAGGGGATCGGAGTGCCGCTGCGCCGATCCAATGTCGACACCGATCAGATCATTCCGGCCGTCTACCTGAAGCGGGTGACGCGAACGGGATTCGAGGACGGACTGTTCGCAGCATGGCGATCGGATCCGGACTTCATTCTGAACACCGAACCCTATAACCGGGGCAGTGTGCTGGTGGCCGGTCCGGACTTCGGTACCGGATCCTCGCGCGAACACGCGGTATGGGCGCTGTCGGACTACGGCTTTCGCGTCGTCATCTCCTCGCGCTTCGCCGACATCTTCCGCGGCAATGCGGGTAAGGGCGGACTGTTGGCCGCGCAGATGTCACAGAACGATGTCGAAATGCTCTGGAAGTTGCTCGAGGAACAGCCGGGTCTCGAATTGGTAGTAGACCTCGAGGCACGCACGGTCACGGCCGGAACCGTCGTGTTGCCGTTCGATATTGATGACTACACGCGGTGGCGTCTGCTCGAAGGATTGGACGACATCGGGCTGACACTGCGGCGTAGTGACGTCATCGGCGAGTTCGAAAAGGCAAGGCCAAGTTGGAAACCCACAACCCTTCCGGCGCATATTTCGCAGGCGTAA
- a CDS encoding MFS transporter, whose product MATTVTQMRDIRRWSMLGLGVFAQASSAVFIHGVPFLLPALTADGMPLATAGLLVAMPTLGLVCTLIAWGYVVDRIGEHKVLVGGPLLMFGAGVAAATVTDHMLLGALLLLGGVGAASTNGASGRVIVGWFPPRRRGLAMGIRQTAQPIGVGIGALSIPAVAAAHGVSAAILVPAVMAGVAALGCLIGIVDPPRPAGAAADRANPYRGDSTLWRIHAVSVLLCIPQGTVWTFALLWLHSDVGWSLPVAGALVTGTQFLGAIGRIGAGAWSDRAGSRLGPLRTVAIAAVISMAALALAAWTHAWWAAIPLLIAASVITVSDNGLAFTAVAEIAGPFWSGRGLGIQNTGQNLAMAAIPPVFGALITASGFPAAYMLAAVLAMAAVPLVPTDRRSE is encoded by the coding sequence ATGGCTACGACCGTGACCCAGATGCGCGACATCCGACGGTGGTCCATGCTCGGCCTCGGCGTATTCGCGCAGGCCTCCAGCGCCGTCTTCATCCACGGGGTTCCGTTTCTTTTGCCCGCACTGACGGCCGATGGCATGCCACTGGCTACCGCGGGTCTGCTCGTGGCCATGCCGACCCTCGGCCTGGTATGCACGCTGATTGCCTGGGGATATGTCGTGGACCGGATCGGCGAGCACAAGGTACTGGTCGGCGGACCACTGCTGATGTTCGGCGCGGGCGTTGCGGCGGCTACCGTCACCGATCACATGCTGCTCGGCGCACTGCTGCTCCTGGGCGGCGTCGGCGCGGCGAGTACCAATGGCGCCAGCGGCCGGGTGATCGTCGGCTGGTTCCCGCCGCGGCGACGTGGACTGGCGATGGGCATTCGACAGACCGCACAGCCCATCGGCGTCGGCATCGGCGCGCTCAGCATTCCGGCCGTTGCGGCCGCGCATGGAGTCTCGGCGGCGATTCTGGTGCCCGCTGTGATGGCGGGTGTCGCCGCGCTGGGCTGCCTGATCGGGATCGTCGATCCGCCTCGACCCGCGGGCGCGGCGGCGGATCGAGCCAACCCGTATCGCGGCGATTCCACGCTATGGCGCATCCATGCGGTGTCGGTGCTGCTGTGCATTCCCCAAGGGACCGTATGGACTTTCGCATTATTGTGGTTGCATAGTGACGTTGGCTGGTCGCTGCCCGTAGCAGGCGCTCTGGTGACCGGAACCCAATTCCTCGGCGCCATAGGACGAATCGGCGCGGGCGCATGGTCCGATCGCGCCGGCAGCCGACTGGGACCGCTGCGCACCGTCGCCATCGCCGCCGTAATCTCCATGGCCGCCTTGGCTTTGGCCGCATGGACGCACGCATGGTGGGCCGCGATTCCACTGCTGATCGCCGCATCGGTCATCACGGTCTCCGATAACGGTTTGGCCTTCACGGCGGTCGCCGAGATCGCCGGACCGTTCTGGAGTGGACGTGGACTCGGCATCCAGAACACCGGCCAGAACCTCGCAATGGCCGCCATCCCACCGGTTTTCGGCGCACTGATCACCGCCAGCGGTTTCCCCGCCGCGTATATGTTGGCCGCTGTGCTGGCGATGGCCGCGGTTCCGCTCGTTCCCACCGATCGACGATCCGAATAA
- a CDS encoding bifunctional NUDIX hydrolase/histidine phosphatase family protein: MDGGPFWDPRVTANIHAAGAVLWRRAAAKSGAIEIAVVHRPKYQDWSLPKGKLDPGETPVLAAVREVREETGLDCRLGRYLGHVTYPIPGHRKLKRVDYWAAEVSGGEFSANSEVDVLSWYTLDRVMDQLSYPMDRQVMRAFTRLPAATSTLLVVRHAKAGSRDRFDGPDEQRPLERAGRAQADALVSNLLAFGASEIFSADPLRCVQTMEPLAEKLGTTIDIEPDFSETAYAAAPDKARQRALSLVSNRAVRVLCSQGKVIPDLLRWWADRDGIALPSARNRKGSVWVLSFASGRLVAADHLDRSLSDAIVKS; the protein is encoded by the coding sequence ATGGACGGGGGACCGTTCTGGGATCCCCGGGTAACAGCCAACATTCACGCCGCCGGTGCGGTGCTGTGGCGCAGAGCGGCCGCTAAATCCGGCGCCATCGAGATCGCCGTGGTGCACCGCCCCAAGTACCAGGATTGGTCGCTGCCGAAAGGCAAACTCGATCCGGGCGAGACGCCGGTGCTCGCCGCCGTCCGCGAGGTCCGCGAGGAAACCGGCCTCGACTGCCGGCTCGGCCGCTACCTCGGGCACGTCACGTATCCGATTCCGGGTCATCGGAAACTCAAGCGGGTGGACTATTGGGCCGCCGAGGTTTCCGGCGGGGAATTCAGCGCCAATTCCGAGGTAGATGTGCTGTCCTGGTACACCTTGGACCGGGTGATGGACCAATTGTCGTATCCGATGGACCGGCAGGTGATGCGCGCCTTCACCCGCCTGCCCGCCGCCACCAGCACGCTGCTTGTGGTGCGGCACGCCAAGGCGGGCAGCAGGGACCGATTCGACGGTCCGGACGAGCAGCGCCCGCTGGAGCGAGCCGGTCGGGCCCAAGCCGATGCGTTGGTCTCGAATCTGCTGGCATTCGGTGCGTCCGAGATCTTTTCGGCCGATCCGCTGCGCTGCGTCCAGACGATGGAACCACTGGCGGAGAAACTCGGCACGACCATCGACATCGAACCGGATTTCTCCGAAACCGCTTATGCCGCAGCGCCGGACAAGGCTCGACAACGCGCCCTTTCACTCGTGTCGAATCGTGCGGTGCGCGTTCTGTGCAGTCAGGGCAAGGTAATTCCCGATCTGCTGCGGTGGTGGGCCGATCGGGACGGCATTGCGCTGCCGTCCGCGCGTAACCGCAAAGGCAGTGTGTGGGTGCTGTCGTTCGCCTCGGGTCGATTGGTCGCCGCCGACCACCTCGACCGGTCACTCTCGGACGCCATCGTCAAGTCCTGA
- the gltX gene encoding glutamate--tRNA ligase — MTEVRVRFCPSPTGTPHVGLVRTALFNWAYARHTGGKFVFRIEDTDAARDSEESYGAILDALRWLGLTWDEGPEVGGPYAPYRQSQRRELHMEVVRNLLAAGEAYESFSTPEEVEERHRAAGRDPKLGYDNYDRDLTPEEIEAHRAAGRPAVIRLRMPDEDITWHDLVRGETTFKAGTVPDFALTRGNGDPLYTLVNPVDDALMKITHVLRGEDILSSTPRQIALYAAMRRIGVAEFTPEFGHLPFVMGQGNKKLSKRDPESNLFVHRDRGFIPEGLLNYLALLGWGIADDRDVFSMAEMVAAFDISKVNSNPARFDQKKADALNAEHIRLLEPGDFAHRLREFLTEHGHIGADIDDKLFAAAAELVQTRIVVLSDAWDLLRFLFAPAEEFAIDPAAGSKNLGSEATSVLDAAIAALEPLTAWTTPAIEDALKTALLDDLGLKPRKAFAPVRVAVTGSHISPPLYESLELLGRETSLARLRSARDWTVSA; from the coding sequence ATGACTGAAGTACGGGTCCGCTTCTGCCCGTCACCGACCGGAACGCCGCATGTCGGCCTGGTCCGGACGGCGCTGTTCAATTGGGCGTACGCCCGCCACACCGGCGGCAAGTTCGTCTTCCGCATCGAAGATACCGATGCCGCACGCGATTCCGAAGAATCATACGGTGCGATACTGGATGCGCTGCGCTGGCTCGGCCTCACCTGGGACGAGGGGCCGGAGGTCGGCGGGCCCTACGCGCCCTATCGGCAATCGCAGCGACGCGAACTGCATATGGAAGTCGTGCGGAATTTGCTGGCGGCCGGTGAAGCGTACGAATCCTTCTCCACGCCCGAGGAAGTCGAGGAGCGCCATCGTGCCGCGGGCCGCGATCCGAAACTCGGCTACGACAACTACGACCGCGATCTCACCCCCGAGGAGATCGAGGCCCATCGGGCCGCCGGACGCCCTGCGGTAATCCGGCTCCGAATGCCCGACGAAGACATCACCTGGCACGATCTCGTGCGCGGCGAAACCACCTTCAAAGCGGGTACCGTGCCCGATTTCGCACTCACTCGCGGTAATGGCGATCCGCTCTATACGCTGGTTAACCCGGTCGACGACGCATTGATGAAGATCACCCATGTGTTGCGCGGTGAGGACATTCTCTCGTCCACTCCCCGCCAAATCGCGCTCTATGCGGCGATGCGCCGGATCGGTGTAGCGGAGTTCACTCCGGAGTTCGGCCATCTACCGTTCGTGATGGGGCAGGGCAACAAGAAGTTGTCCAAGCGCGATCCGGAGTCGAATCTGTTCGTCCATCGGGATAGGGGATTCATCCCGGAGGGTTTGCTGAATTACCTGGCGCTACTCGGCTGGGGCATCGCGGATGATCGCGACGTTTTCTCGATGGCCGAGATGGTGGCGGCGTTCGATATCTCGAAAGTGAATTCGAATCCGGCTCGTTTCGATCAGAAGAAGGCGGACGCGCTCAACGCCGAACACATCCGATTGCTGGAGCCGGGTGATTTCGCGCACCGCTTGCGCGAGTTCCTCACCGAACACGGCCACATCGGCGCCGACATCGACGACAAGTTGTTCGCCGCGGCCGCCGAACTTGTGCAAACCCGGATCGTGGTGTTGTCCGACGCGTGGGATCTGCTGCGTTTCTTGTTCGCGCCCGCGGAAGAGTTCGCGATTGATCCGGCGGCGGGGTCGAAGAACCTCGGTTCCGAAGCGACGTCGGTATTGGATGCCGCTATTGCCGCGCTGGAGCCGCTGACGGCCTGGACCACTCCTGCTATCGAGGATGCGCTCAAAACCGCGCTACTCGATGATCTGGGGCTCAAACCGCGTAAGGCGTTCGCACCAGTGCGAGTGGCGGTGACGGGTTCGCATATCAGCCCGCCGCTGTACGAATCGCTGGAGCTGCTCGGCCGCGAGACGAGCCTGGCTCGGCTGCGCTCGGCGCGGGACTGGACGGTGTCGGCCTGA